From Nicotiana tabacum cultivar K326 chromosome 22, ASM71507v2, whole genome shotgun sequence, one genomic window encodes:
- the LOC142175788 gene encoding secreted RxLR effector protein 161-like, translated as MSPKNKVEREYMSRVPYVNAIGILMYAIVCTRPDISHDIKVEDSQYLVGYCDSDYAGDLDKRRSTTGYVFTFTNAPVSWKSSLQSMVVLSTIETQYMAIRRL; from the exons ATGTCGCCAAAAAATAAagttgaacgagagtatatgtcaagagTACCATATGTGAATGCCATTGGTATCTTGATGTATGCAATAGTTTGCACAAGACCTGATATTTCACATGATATCAAAGTT GAAGATAGTCAGTATctggttggatattgtgactcagattatGCGGGTGATTTGGACAAGcgtagatcaactactggttatgttttCACTTTTACAAATGCACCGGTTAGTTGGAAGTCTAGTTTGCAGTCAATGGTTGTTTTGTCTACTATTGAGACACAGTACATGGCAATTAGGAGGCTGTAA
- the LOC107825499 gene encoding pentatricopeptide repeat-containing protein At1g56690, mitochondrial-like, with amino-acid sequence MHRLFFVQCRKYYYTRAIAANSQISHLARLGQIQNARRVFDEMSVKTVTSWNSIVAGYFQNQQPYEGQRLFDQMPERNIVSWNGLISGYVKNGMVKEARKVFDKMPQRNVISWTAMVRGYVEKGLVEEAETLFWQMPEKNVVSWTVMLGGLIQEGRIDEARRLYDMMPVKDIVARTNMICGYCQEARLEEARDLFDDMPQKNVVSWTAMVSGYAQNGKLDIARKLFEVMPDKNEISWTAIVISNVQYGRFEEAWKLFEVMPVKTTPACNAIILGIGQNGEVAKVRMVFDHLKEKDDATWSAMIKVYERKGYELEALDLFQRMQVEGFRPNFPSLISMLSICASLASLDYGREIHAKLIRTDCDDDVYVSSVLITMYIKCGDFVKAKIIFDRFSPKDVVMWNSIITGYAQHGLGDEALEVFREMCSLGITPDEVTFVGVLSACSYTGKVKEGQGIFESMNSKYQMEPATAHYACMVDMLGRAGRLNEAMDLINKMTVEADAIVWGSLMGACRMHMNLDLAEVAAKKLLQLEPQNSGPYVLLSNIYASKGKWADVALLRKSMQSREVVKSPGCSWLEVDKKVHMFTGGQSTPHPEHESIIKMLEKLRPMLREAGYCPDGSFALHDVDEEEKMHSLNYHSEKLAVAYGLLKLPEGMPIRVMKNLRVCGDCHSAIKLISKVTGREIILRDANRFHHFKDGVCSCRDYW; translated from the coding sequence ATGCACCGCTTATTCTTTGTTCAATGTCGGAAATACTATTACACTCGCGCAATTGCTGCGAATTCTCAGATTTCTCATTTAGCTCGATTGGGCCAAATTCAGAATGCCCGAAGGGTGTTCGACGAAATGTCCGTCAAAACTGTAACTTCTTGGAACTCTATAGTCGCTGGATATTTCCAAAATCAGCAACCCTATGAAGGCCAGCGTCTTTTTGATCAAATGCCTGAGAGAAACATTGTTTCCTGGAATGGGTTAATCTCAGGTTATGTAAAGAATGGGATGGTGAAGGAAGCAAGAaaggtgtttgacaaaatgccCCAGAGAAATGTCATTTCCTGGACTGCTATGGTCAGAGGGTATGTTGAGAAGGGATTGGTTGAGGAGGCGGAAACTCTGTTTTGGCAAATGCCTGAAAAGAATGTTGTGTCATGGACTGTGATGTTAGGCGGGTTGATTCAAGAAGGGAGAATTGATGAGGCTAGAAGGCTTTACGACATGATGCCAGTAAAGGATATAGTTGCAAGGACTAATATGATATGTGGATATTGTCAGGAAGCCAGGTTGGAAGAGGCTCGCGACCTCTTTGATGACATGCCACAAAAGAATGTCGTTTCTTGGACTGCCATGGTATCAGGATATGCCCAAAATGGTAAACTGGATATTGCTAGAAAACTATTTGAAGTCATGCCTGATAAGAATGAGATCTCATGGACTGCAATTGTAATAAGCAATGTGCAATATGGTAGATTTGAAGAGGCGTGGAAGCTTTTCGAAGTAATGCCTGTAAAAACCACTCCTGCTTGTAACGCCATAATACTTGGAATTGGACAGAATGGGGAGGTTGCTAAAGTAAGGATGGTGTTTGATCATTTGAAGGAGAAGGATGATGCAACATGGAGTGCAATGATCAAGGTGTACGAAAGGAAAGGGTATGAGTTAGAGGCGCTGGATTTGTTTCAACGAATGCAAGTAGAAGGATTTCGGCCAAATTTCCCTTCCTTGATAAGCATGCTTTCAATTTGTGCTAGTCTTGCAAGTCTTGATTATGGTAGAGAGATACATGCAAAGTTAATCAGAACTGACTGTGATGATGATGTGTATGTCTCGTCTGTATTAATCACAATGTACATTAAATGCGGTGATTTCGTCAaggcaaaaataatatttgacagATTTTCTCCTAAAGATGTGGTCATGTGGAATTCCATTATAACAGGTTATGCTCAACATGGTTTAGGAGATGAAGCTCTAGAAGTGTTCAGAGAAATGTGTTCTTTAGGTATTACCCCAGACGAGGTTACCTTTGTTGGAGTTCTATCTGCATGCAGCTACACTGGGAAAGTGAAAGAAGGACAAGGCATCTTCGAGTCCATGAATTCAAAATATCAGATGGAGCCAGCAACTGCACATTATGCTTGCATGGTAGACATGCTTGGTCGAGCTGGCCGGTTGAATGAGGCAATGGATCTGATCAACAAAATGACTGTAGAAGCAGATGCAATTGTTTGGGGTTCTTTGATGGGTGCATGTAGGATGCATATGAACCTAGACTTGGCGGAAGTTGCTGCAAAGAAACTTTTACAGCTTGAACCCCAAAATTCTGGGCCCTATGTCCTACTTTCTAATATTTATGCATCCAAAGGTAAGTGGGCTGATGTTGCTTTGCTTAGGAAGTCAATGCAGTCTAGGGAAGTGGTTAAATCACCTGGTTGTAGTTGGCTTGAGGTAGACAAGAAGGTGCATATGTTCACCGGTGGACAGAGCACACCCCATCCCGAGCATGAATCGATCATCAAAATGTTAGAAAAGTTGCGCCCTATGTTAAGAGAAGCTGGATATTGTCCTGATGGAAGCTTTGCTCTGCATGATGTGGATGAAGAAGAGAAGATGCATAGCTTGAATTATCACAGTGAGAAACTAGCTGTGGCCTATGGACTTCTGAAATTGCCTGAAGGTATGCCTATACGAGTAATGAAAAATCTTCGGGTTTGTGGTGATTGTCATTCTGCTATTAAATTAATATCTAAAGTCACAGGACGAGAGATAATTCTGAGAGATGCCAACAGATTTCACCATTTTAAGGATGGGGTATGTTCATGTAGGGATTATTGGTGA
- the LOC107826284 gene encoding large ribosomal subunit protein eL15, translated as MGAYTYVSELWRKKQSDVMRFLQRVRCWEYRQLPSIVRVTRPTRPDKARRLGYKAKQGYVVYRVRVKRGGRKRPVPKGIVYGKPTNQGVTQLKFQRSKRSVAEERAGRKLGGLKVLNSYWINEDSTYKYYEVILVDAAHAAIRNDPRINWICNPVHKHRELRGLTSAGKKYRGLRGKGHLYHKNRPSRRGTWKRNQTLSLRRYR; from the exons ATGG GGGCTTACACTTATGTGTCAGAGCTATGGAGGAAGAAGCAGTCAGATGTGATGAGGTTCTTGCAAAGGGTGAGGTGCTGGGAGTACCGACAGCTCCCTTCTATTGTGCGTGTCACTAGGCCTACTCGTCCTGACAAGGCACGCCGCTTGGGCTACAAAGCCAAGCAG GGCTATGTGGTCTACCGTGTTCGTGTGAAACGTGGTGGAAGGAAGAGGCCAGTTCCCAAGGGTATTGTGTATGGTAAACCCACCAACCAGGGGGTCACCCAACTGAAGTTCCAGCGCAGCAAGCGCTCTGTTGCTGAGGAGCGTGCCGGTAGGAAATTGGGTGGTCTTAAAGTCCTCAATTCTTACTGGATTAATGAG gATTCTACCTACAAGTACTATGAGGTGATATTGGTTGACGCAGCCCACGCTGCTATTCGCAACGATCCAAGAATCAACTGGATCTGCAACCCAGTGCATAAGCATAGAGAACTTCGTGGTCTCACCTCAGCTGGTAAGAAATACAGGGGACTCCGAGGAAAGGGACATCTTTACCACAAAAATCGCCCTTCAAGAAGAGGAACCTGGAAAAGGAACCAGACTCTGTCTCTCCGCCGTTACCGCTGA